From a region of the Syngnathus typhle isolate RoL2023-S1 ecotype Sweden linkage group LG12, RoL_Styp_1.0, whole genome shotgun sequence genome:
- the cwc27 gene encoding spliceosome-associated protein CWC27 homolog isoform X2: MSNIYIQEPPTNGKVLLKTSAGDIDIELWSKEAPKACRNFVQLCMEGYYDGTIFHRVVPEFIIQGGDPTGTGTGGESIYGGTFKDEFHTRLRFNRRGLVAMANAGTHDNGSQFFFTLARADELNNKHTIFAKVTGDTVYNMLRLADVACDNNERPLNPHKIRTAEVLHCPFDDIEPRETKKSKKEKEKEEGKKSQSKATKNFSLLSFGEEAEEDEEVVNQVSQSMKGKSKSSHDLLKDDPRLSSVPAVDKKEKTSGDEAEVSPFKVKKRSSSNTNPNMFPQEDDEREKMSELVRAKLTKEKGAGKAGESQDEYERGKKSSRSEELRKEVRQLKKELRAMKQKDDGPKPATDEVEEESKEPTSEAVAEYLEERKKYEERRKDKRRKGSGREQQTMELLNRFKDKLSTAISEAPEEEEDEEELAEDDDKGWLGHVLHFDEQSRKVKDATIQDEDTFEIYDPRNPVNKRRREESKKIMKEKKAKR, translated from the exons ATGAGCAATATATACATTCAAGAACCACCCACGAACGGAAAG GTCTTGTTAAAGACCTCCGCGGGTGATATCGACATCGAGCTGTGGTCCAAAGAAGCTCCTAAAGCATGTAGGAACTTTGTCCAGTTGTGTATGGAAG GTTATTACGACGGGACGATATTCCACAGGGTGGTACCTGAGTTCATTATTCAGGGTGGAGATCCAACAGGGACGGGGACAGGAGGAGAGTCCATCTATGGGGGGACATTTAAG GATGAGTTTCACACCAGACTGCGCTTCAATCGAAGAGGTTTGGTTGCCATGGCCAACGCCGGGACGCACGACAACGGGAGCCAGTTCTTCTTCACGTTGGCACGTGCCGACGAGCTCAACAACAAACACACCATTTTTGCCAAA GTGACCGGAGACACGGTCTATAACATGCTAAGGTTAGCGGACGTGGCATGCGATAACAACGAGAGACCTTTGAATCCACACAAAATAAGAACTGCTGAG GTGCTACACTGTCCTTTTGATGACATTGAGCCACGTGAAACCAAAAAAtcaaagaaggaaaaagaaaaagaggaaggaaagaaatCACAGTCAAAAGCCACAAA GAACTTCAGTCTGCTGTCGTTCGGCGAGGAGGCCGAAGAAGACGAGGAGGTGGTCAATCAAGTCAGCCAG AGCATGAAAGGAAAGAGCAAAAGCAGCCACGACCTTCTGAAGGATGACCCCAGACTGAGCTCCGTTCCAGCTGTCGATAA aaaagagaagacatCCGGCGACGAAGCAGAGGTAAGCCcatttaaagtaaaaaaaagaagctcatcAAATACCAATCCAAACATGTTCCCACAGGAGGACGATGAGCGCGAGAAAATGAGCGAGCTGGTTCGAGCCAAACTTACAAAAGAAAAAGGCGCGGGAAAAGCCGGCGAGTCCCAAGATGAATACGAGCGGGGGAAGAAAAGCAGCCGCAG cgAAGAGTTGCGCAAGGAAGTTCGTCAGTTGAAGAAGGAGCTCAGGGCAATGAAGCAAAAAGACGACGGCCCCAAGCCAGCCACGGATGAAGTCGAGGAGG AAAGCAAAGAGCCGACCAGCGAGGCTGTGGCCGAGTACCTGGAGGAAAGGAAGAAGTACGAGGAGCGGAGGAAAGACAAACGCAGGAAAGGCTCGGGGAGAGAGCAACAG ACAATGGAGCTCCTCAACCGTTTCAAGGACAAGCTGTCGACGGCCATAAGCGAAGCcccggaggaagaagaggatgaggaagagCTCGCCGAGGATGACGACAAAGGATG GCTTGGCCATGTGCTGCACTTTGATGAGCAGTCCAGGAAGGTCAAAGATGCAACCATCCAGGACGAGGACACCTTTGAAATCTACGACCCACGGAACCCCGTCAACAAGCGGCGACGGGAGGAGAGCAAAAAGATCATGAAGGAGAAGAAAGCTAAGCGTTGA
- the cwc27 gene encoding spliceosome-associated protein CWC27 homolog isoform X3 — translation MSNIYIQEPPTNGKVLLKTSAGDIDIELWSKEAPKACRNFVQLCMEGYYDGTIFHRVVPEFIIQGGDPTGTGTGGESIYGGTFKDEFHTRLRFNRRGLVAMANAGTHDNGSQFFFTLARADELNNKHTIFAKVTGDTVYNMLRLADVACDNNERPLNPHKIRTAEVLHCPFDDIEPRETKKSKKEKEKEEGKKSQSKATKNFSLLSFGEEAEEDEEVVNQVSQSMKGKSKSSHDLLKDDPRLSSVPAVDKKEKTSGDEAEEDDEREKMSELVRAKLTKEKGAGKAGESQDEYERGKKSSRSEELRKEVRQLKKELRAMKQKDDGPKPATDEVEEESKEPTSEAVAEYLEERKKYEERRKDKRRKGSGREQQTMELLNRFKDKLSTAISEAPEEEEDEEELAEDDDKGWLGHVLHFDEQSRKVKDATIQDEDTFEIYDPRNPVNKRRREESKKIMKEKKAKR, via the exons ATGAGCAATATATACATTCAAGAACCACCCACGAACGGAAAG GTCTTGTTAAAGACCTCCGCGGGTGATATCGACATCGAGCTGTGGTCCAAAGAAGCTCCTAAAGCATGTAGGAACTTTGTCCAGTTGTGTATGGAAG GTTATTACGACGGGACGATATTCCACAGGGTGGTACCTGAGTTCATTATTCAGGGTGGAGATCCAACAGGGACGGGGACAGGAGGAGAGTCCATCTATGGGGGGACATTTAAG GATGAGTTTCACACCAGACTGCGCTTCAATCGAAGAGGTTTGGTTGCCATGGCCAACGCCGGGACGCACGACAACGGGAGCCAGTTCTTCTTCACGTTGGCACGTGCCGACGAGCTCAACAACAAACACACCATTTTTGCCAAA GTGACCGGAGACACGGTCTATAACATGCTAAGGTTAGCGGACGTGGCATGCGATAACAACGAGAGACCTTTGAATCCACACAAAATAAGAACTGCTGAG GTGCTACACTGTCCTTTTGATGACATTGAGCCACGTGAAACCAAAAAAtcaaagaaggaaaaagaaaaagaggaaggaaagaaatCACAGTCAAAAGCCACAAA GAACTTCAGTCTGCTGTCGTTCGGCGAGGAGGCCGAAGAAGACGAGGAGGTGGTCAATCAAGTCAGCCAG AGCATGAAAGGAAAGAGCAAAAGCAGCCACGACCTTCTGAAGGATGACCCCAGACTGAGCTCCGTTCCAGCTGTCGATAA aaaagagaagacatCCGGCGACGAAGCAGAG GAGGACGATGAGCGCGAGAAAATGAGCGAGCTGGTTCGAGCCAAACTTACAAAAGAAAAAGGCGCGGGAAAAGCCGGCGAGTCCCAAGATGAATACGAGCGGGGGAAGAAAAGCAGCCGCAG cgAAGAGTTGCGCAAGGAAGTTCGTCAGTTGAAGAAGGAGCTCAGGGCAATGAAGCAAAAAGACGACGGCCCCAAGCCAGCCACGGATGAAGTCGAGGAGG AAAGCAAAGAGCCGACCAGCGAGGCTGTGGCCGAGTACCTGGAGGAAAGGAAGAAGTACGAGGAGCGGAGGAAAGACAAACGCAGGAAAGGCTCGGGGAGAGAGCAACAG ACAATGGAGCTCCTCAACCGTTTCAAGGACAAGCTGTCGACGGCCATAAGCGAAGCcccggaggaagaagaggatgaggaagagCTCGCCGAGGATGACGACAAAGGATG GCTTGGCCATGTGCTGCACTTTGATGAGCAGTCCAGGAAGGTCAAAGATGCAACCATCCAGGACGAGGACACCTTTGAAATCTACGACCCACGGAACCCCGTCAACAAGCGGCGACGGGAGGAGAGCAAAAAGATCATGAAGGAGAAGAAAGCTAAGCGTTGA